One Balaenoptera musculus isolate JJ_BM4_2016_0621 chromosome 13, mBalMus1.pri.v3, whole genome shotgun sequence genomic region harbors:
- the CD8B gene encoding T-cell surface glycoprotein CD8 beta chain: protein MQPLLWPLLAAQLAALCGSSALLQTPASMTAQTNQTVMLSCEAKTLSSHSRIYWLRQRQAPSANSHYEFLAFWDLTKGAVHGKEVEQEKLTVLRDSSRYTLSLQSVKPSDSGVYFCMTVGNPDLTFGKGTQLSVVDVLPTTPQPTKKTTPKKKVFRFPNLVTRKGLSCAPLVVGLLAAVVLVLLVSLGVAIHLHCLQRRARLRLLKQFYK, encoded by the exons ATGCAGCCGCTGCTCTGGCCTCTTCTCGCTGCGCAGCTGGCAG CTCTGTGTGGCAGCTCAGCACTCCTGCAGACCCCTGCGTCCATGACGGCTCAGACCAACCAGACAGTGATGCTGTCCTGTGAAGCCAAAACCTTATCCTCTCACTCTCGCATCTACTGGCTGAGGCAGCGCCAGGCCCCGAGCGCTAACAGTCACTACGAGTTCCTGGCCTTCTGGGATCTCACCAAAGGGGCTGTGCACGGCAAGGAGGTGGAGCAGGAGAAGCTCACTGTGCTTCGAGATTCTTCCCGGTACACCCTCAGCCTCCAAAGTGTGAAGCCTTCCGACAGCGGCGTCTACTTCTGCATGACGGTTGGGAACCCCGACCTGACCTTTGGGAAGGGAACTCAGCTGAGTGTGG TTGATGTCCTTCCCACCACTCCGCAGCCCACCAAGAAGACCACTCCCAAGAAGAAAGTGTTCCGGTTCCCAAACCTGGTGACCCGGAAGG GCCTGTCCTGTGCCCCCCTCGTTGTCGGCCTACTGGCGGCTGTCGTCCTTGTTCTGCTGGTGTCCTTGGGCGTGGCCATTCACCTACACT GCCTGCAGAGGAGAGCTCGGCTTCGCCTCCTGAAACA